DNA from Candidatus Neomarinimicrobiota bacterium:
TAGTCTTTTTTCACAAAAGCTATTCCACATACATCTGGTAGTTTTGATAACAGCTTTTTATTGATATTATTATTGGGGATATAGAGCAACGTTGATTCCTTTTTCCAATCTAAGTCAAGAAATTCACTTCCATCCAATTTTTGATTCAATACAATATCTATTATTTCAAGTTCGCCTTGACTCAATAGTTCGGTAGTAATATCAACCGTTGACGGGTGGAATGAAATTCTGTCCGACGTATAATGCCAACGCGTTTTATAAGTTGGAGTACCGTCCTTGTAATGGATAGCAATCATTTTCCGACGAGCTTCATTCCAAGATTTACTTTGTGTGAAAGCAAGACTCGTGAGTACATGAACTGTACAATCTGAAACATCCAACCGTATGATGGGATCCAAATCGGGTTCTGCTTCCTCGCCTAGTTTAAAAATATCATAAGGTGTCCCAACTCGCCATATTGCAAAGGCTTTAAGACGATCATAAAAATCCGGGAATCGCTTATAAAACTCAGGTAAAATCTTTGATACTTCTTTGTTTGATAATGTCCATGGTTTTGGAAGTGAATTCACCCAATCATAATTATTAGAACAGGCAAACACTACCATTAGGAACAAAAGTAGAAAAATTGACTTTTTAATTCTTCCGTTTTCTTTCTTCCTTATCATTCCCATCTTTTCCTCTTTAGCAAATTTGGATTTAGTTTGTTCAAACCTACTGCCTCGTAAGCAGCGGAATTAATTCTTTGCTGCCATTCATAATACTTCGGTTTTTTCCAAGAGCGATGAGGATGTACAGCATTTGTAAGCAGAACGACAATCATTTTATTTTCCGGATCAATCCACAGTGACGTTCCCGTGAATCCGGTGTGACCAAAACTTGAGTCGCTTAAGAATACGCCTCCGCTGGATGAATCCGAAGGGCTGTCCCAACCCAAACATCTGGAACTTCCCGGAAAAATATCTGCTTTCTTTGTAAAATTTTTGATTGTTTCTTCTTTAAAAACTCTTTTCCAGCCAAATAGTCCACCATTCAGAAGTGTTTGTGATAAAATCGCTAATTCACGAGCAGTCGAGAATATTCCAGCATGTCCACTCACTCCACCAAAATAGCGAGCATTTTCATCATGCACAACACCATGCAATGGATTTCCGTTTGCATCTAATTCCGTTGGAAGAGTTCGGTGCATTTTGATTTCAGGAAGATTAAAACCCGTTTCTGATAATCCAATGGGGTCAAACACTTCTTCTTTTAAATATATATCCAAAGATTTTCCTGATACTTTTTCTACAATATTTCCTAAAATCATAAATCCAATATCAGAATATTTATAGTCCGTTCCGGGGTTAAAAATTAATTCTGTTTTCAACACATCGTCCCAATTTGCATCTGTTTTATAAAAAAGTTCGAAAGGCGGTAAACCTGAAGTATGAGATAATAAGTGCCTAATTGTGATTTCTGATTTTTTATCCCCTTTAAAATTGGATTCATATTTCATTACGGCATCAATCAATTGAATTTTTCCATTATCAAATAAATGCATGATAGCCATGGTAGTACCTACAACTTTTGTCAATGAAGCCAAATCAAAAATATCCGATGGTTGGACTCGTTTTTTCTTATCGTATGTATGAAACCCAAACCCTTCGTGAAAAAAAATAGTTCCATTTTTTGCTGCCAACATAACAGCACCCGGCCAAGCTGAATCTGCGACTGCTGCATTCATCAAAATTTGCAGGTCCGAAACATCTGCATTTATTTCATATGGCATCGAACGCTTCAGTAATTTCCCAGGTTTACCAGAACTACCCACGGGTTTTTGTTTCAACACTTCTGTTTGAATACCAAAACCCAATTCTGCTACTTCCGGAATCGAGATCGGCAAAGTGCCGGTAAAAGCGATTCGTCCCAAAATTGCTTTGGCAGCAGCTTTTTGCAAGATGGAATTTCCTTTGTAAGCACATACATAAACAGGTAGATCCTGAAAATCTTGGATGAGATAAGGATTTCCAAAGCTGATTATTACCAGCTTATCTGTTTTTT
Protein-coding regions in this window:
- a CDS encoding DUF1460 domain-containing protein, with translation MIRKKENGRIKKSIFLLLFLMVVFACSNNYDWVNSLPKPWTLSNKEVSKILPEFYKRFPDFYDRLKAFAIWRVGTPYDIFKLGEEAEPDLDPIIRLDVSDCTVHVLTSLAFTQSKSWNEARRKMIAIHYKDGTPTYKTRWHYTSDRISFHPSTVDITTELLSQGELEIIDIVLNQKLDGSEFLDLDWKKESTLLYIPNNNINKKLLSKLPDVCGIAFVKKDYFKSGIVIAHEGILINNKNLNHASSEYGQTVNVDFMDYYFRESGPLFDGLFIYRFEPLGKNN